From a region of the Candidatus Neomarinimicrobiota bacterium genome:
- a CDS encoding ABC transporter ATP-binding protein, which translates to MLSADNISKSFSKGSETISVFQDLNLVVDAGDLITIMGPSGAGKSTLLNVLGTLDTPDSGTVSIHGKNTNGLNDADLAAVRNTSMGFVFQFHHLLPEFTALENIVIPAEINPRQDSPKQKALELLDYVGLSDRKDHYPSELSGGERSRVAVLRALINNPEIVFADEPTGNLDAENAKKLTELIQKLHKDTHKAFVIATHNANVADIGTRKLVLKDRRLSESDVI; encoded by the coding sequence ATTTTATCCGCAGATAACATATCCAAATCATTTTCAAAAGGATCGGAAACAATTTCTGTATTTCAGGACCTTAATTTGGTAGTAGATGCCGGTGATCTTATTACAATAATGGGTCCATCGGGTGCTGGGAAATCTACCTTGCTTAATGTACTTGGTACGCTGGATACACCGGATTCAGGGACCGTGTCCATTCACGGGAAAAACACAAACGGCCTGAATGACGCAGACCTTGCAGCGGTGAGGAATACGTCCATGGGATTTGTATTTCAATTCCATCATTTACTTCCTGAATTCACCGCGTTGGAAAATATTGTAATCCCCGCTGAGATCAACCCAAGACAGGATTCACCTAAACAAAAAGCGTTGGAACTATTGGATTATGTCGGACTTTCGGATCGAAAAGATCATTATCCGTCCGAACTCTCCGGAGGTGAACGATCCCGTGTGGCGGTGTTGCGTGCGCTCATCAATAATCCGGAAATCGTGTTTGCGGATGAACCGACAGGAAACCTTGATGCGGAGAACGCAAAAAAATTAACAGAACTGATTCAAAAGCTGCACAAGGATACACATAAGGCATTTGTGATTGCAACGCATAATGCAAATGTCGCGGACATCGGAACGCGCAAATTGGTATTAAAAGATAGACGACTTTCTGAAAGTGATGTAA
- a CDS encoding FtsX-like permease family protein, whose amino-acid sequence MKLNLKLASRFLLSQRENRPGKLSAWIAVIGLSVGCFSMIVATAVLRGFEEKVTERLASIEGDLRITGFNSEGEISNAFTVLSQQKSVKSFAGFMERKGLITFDGKYHKMVTMKALDMSQLESVYGISISIAEETYGIAVGKHLAQRLNAGIGSELSLLSPVDQPALFGLPLSQKVVISNIFQTDVLDYDDRLVFIPLAVGKKLFTRKQLLDGIDVRLTSGENVKKVQLALTQIFPQSLSVTTWESAHPSLLNAMKLERIGALVVLSLIIIVSGFNLASTLFLIIIRKTKEFGILRAMGLPQANVRSIIFTQGILIGFVGIAAGSTFGLILVWTQQAIGFIPLPSDIYFLDSVPMILLSADVFWIIAISLILILGFIIITSWKANRMPLFESLQYEK is encoded by the coding sequence ATGAAGCTAAATTTAAAACTCGCATCAAGATTCCTTTTAAGCCAGAGAGAAAATAGGCCGGGGAAATTATCGGCTTGGATTGCCGTAATTGGTCTTTCGGTTGGATGTTTTTCCATGATTGTTGCTACGGCGGTGCTGAGGGGATTTGAGGAAAAAGTAACCGAACGACTGGCATCCATCGAAGGCGATTTGCGCATCACCGGATTTAATTCAGAAGGCGAAATTTCCAACGCTTTTACGGTATTATCTCAACAAAAATCTGTCAAATCATTCGCTGGATTTATGGAACGAAAAGGATTGATTACGTTTGACGGAAAATACCATAAAATGGTCACGATGAAGGCGCTAGACATGTCACAGTTAGAATCAGTTTACGGTATTTCAATATCCATTGCAGAAGAAACTTATGGAATTGCAGTGGGAAAACATCTCGCACAACGACTCAATGCAGGCATCGGCTCAGAATTGAGTTTGCTGAGTCCCGTGGACCAACCTGCATTGTTCGGACTTCCGCTATCACAGAAAGTTGTGATTTCTAATATTTTCCAAACTGATGTGCTTGATTATGATGACAGGCTCGTGTTTATTCCATTGGCCGTCGGCAAGAAACTGTTTACAAGAAAACAACTTTTGGATGGCATTGACGTCCGCTTGACCTCCGGTGAAAATGTAAAAAAAGTACAACTCGCTCTTACGCAAATCTTTCCACAATCGCTTTCTGTTACAACATGGGAATCGGCGCATCCGAGTTTACTGAATGCCATGAAACTGGAACGTATCGGCGCATTGGTTGTCCTCAGCCTTATTATCATTGTTTCCGGGTTTAACCTGGCATCAACTCTATTTCTCATTATCATCCGGAAGACAAAAGAGTTTGGCATCTTAAGAGCAATGGGGCTACCGCAGGCAAATGTTCGCTCGATCATATTTACACAGGGAATACTGATCGGTTTTGTAGGTATTGCTGCCGGGTCCACCTTTGGGTTAATTTTGGTATGGACTCAGCAAGCCATCGGATTCATTCCGCTGCCGTCCGATATCTATTTTCTAGATTCTGTCCCTATGATATTGTTGTCGGCTGACGTTTTTTGGATTATAGCGATTTCGTTGATTTTAATTCTTGGATTTATTATCATTACCTCATGGAAAGCAAACAGAATGCCCTTATTTGAATCTTTGCAATACGAAAAATGA
- a CDS encoding ABC transporter permease — translation MQFSFKIALRYLRTPGIKTFSSFAGIFAMIGLSIGVASLLLTSGILNGFEKVLSEKISDFDGDIRIQHFLNHPLNRNSAEMEMAKTILMNRDPRAELRAFIQNPALLRIGKKAEGVLVEGIESGSTLPTAAQLLVEGTWIQSESEIIIGKTLADKFDLSVGQSVVLFDMASISGSLGYRRAKTFTISGFFHSGLQEYDKSLVFTNLSSAGALFKYDNNVSGWTTHGTNPDQVESIVATLDEKLPYPYFTQSFIDKHYILFQWIKVQQWPIYILFGLITLVGLVNIISALSMVVLEKISNMGVLLALGIPKKGLRAIFLMKGMLIGFGGAIIGCVLAFGIGYLQSEFGLIPIPEDVYFMDKIPIDFSLKSTAIILGFAVLGSALASFWPASSASNLKPSSVLRYE, via the coding sequence ATGCAATTTTCATTTAAGATAGCACTTAGATATTTAAGAACACCCGGGATTAAAACCTTTTCATCCTTTGCCGGGATTTTTGCTATGATTGGGTTATCCATCGGCGTTGCCTCTTTGTTACTGACATCTGGCATTCTCAATGGATTTGAAAAAGTATTATCCGAAAAAATATCCGATTTTGATGGAGATATAAGAATTCAACATTTTTTAAACCATCCACTCAACCGGAATAGCGCGGAAATGGAAATGGCGAAAACTATATTAATGAATCGCGACCCGCGCGCAGAATTGCGAGCATTCATCCAAAATCCCGCACTGCTTCGTATCGGGAAAAAAGCAGAAGGAGTTTTGGTGGAAGGGATCGAATCCGGAAGTACTCTGCCGACAGCTGCACAATTGCTGGTTGAAGGCACGTGGATCCAATCTGAATCCGAAATTATTATAGGAAAAACACTTGCTGACAAATTTGATTTATCCGTTGGGCAATCAGTTGTGTTATTTGATATGGCTTCTATTTCGGGATCTTTGGGTTACCGCCGCGCAAAAACATTTACCATTTCCGGGTTCTTCCACTCCGGGCTTCAGGAATATGATAAATCACTAGTATTCACAAATTTATCTTCAGCGGGGGCGCTATTTAAGTACGATAATAATGTATCCGGGTGGACGACTCACGGTACCAATCCGGACCAAGTAGAATCGATTGTAGCTACGCTGGACGAAAAATTGCCGTACCCATACTTTACGCAGTCCTTTATTGATAAACATTATATACTGTTTCAGTGGATTAAAGTGCAGCAGTGGCCTATTTACATTTTGTTTGGGCTGATTACTTTGGTTGGCTTAGTAAATATCATATCGGCATTGTCTATGGTTGTGTTGGAGAAAATTAGCAATATGGGAGTTTTGCTCGCTCTTGGCATTCCAAAAAAAGGATTACGCGCGATATTCCTAATGAAAGGGATGTTGATTGGATTTGGCGGCGCTATAATTGGATGCGTACTGGCCTTTGGAATCGGCTATTTACAATCTGAATTTGGACTCATTCCTATTCCGGAGGATGTCTATTTCATGGACAAGATTCCGATAGATTTCAGCCTGAAATCCACCGCAATCATTCTCGGTTTTGCTGTACTTGGTTCTGCTCTGGCATCTTTTTGGCCGGCCTCATCCGCTTCAAACTTAAAACCCTCAAGTGTATTGCGTTACGAATGA